In Rhodothermus sp., the genomic window GGTATCCACCTTGACGTGCACGCGCAGGGGGCCATAACGCCGCGCTGTTACGCAGACAGCTTCGGCCAGCATAGACGAGGAGACGGTTACCTCAATCCGATGATGGGCACAGGAAGGCAATTCTTCGGGCAGGGGAGCTCCCAGCAACAGCAATGTGTCCTCAATGCCATGTCTGCGCAGCATCAGGGCTTCACGTAGCCGAGCGACCGCAAAATGGCGTACGCCTTCGTCTCGTAGCGTACGCACAACCGGCACCAGGCCGTGCCCGTAGGCATCGGCTTTGACGACAGCGACCAGTGTGGCTGGTCCCAGATATTGCTGGACCCGTTGCAGGTTATGCCGGAGATGCCCTAAGTGTATTTCAACAAAGGCAGAATGCAGCACGGCTGGGTGGGATTAAGCATTTGCGCCGCTGACGCTACGGCCTGCCAAAAAGATCCGTCAAAAAATCAGCTGCCACTGAAAGACGAGCAGGTGCTGGGGAATGTCGCGCTCGGTGGTGTAGGCGACCGTCAGGCGTTGTTGCTCATAGCTGGCTCCTTGCAGCGCACTCGGGCTGAAGCTAAAGCCGATCGTCCAGATGGATCGGTCGGTTGCCGTACGCCCCTCATCCAGCCATTCGTATCGGGCAAAGGCTTCGGCGGCAGGATGCAGCCGCAAAGCCCCCAGGGCAGCGATACCGCTCAGGCGATCATCTGCTGTTGCAGGATTGATTCCTGCTTGCCGGAAATAGTGGACCACCAGACCGTCGATTTTTAGCCGAAACGGATAACTCCCCGGATAGGCACCCCGGTACAGGTGGAGTCCATACGACACATAGCGTCGCCCCTCCGTGTTGGGATTGCCCGCACCATTGTAGCTGACAAAGCCGCCTACCTCCAGCCCATCTACAGCTGGTGGCGTCAGTTCGCCGCCCAGGCTGATGGCCAGTCCGGTGCGTTGTCGACCGCCGGTAACGTCGGTGCTGCTCGGGCTTTCGCGATAGTTGCCACGCAGCCGATCCCAGTTGCCATCTCCGTTGTGCAGAAAGAGCAGGAAGCGTCCTCGCTTATGGCGATAGGCTACCTCCAGCCCAAAGTCACGGCCGTCTCTTCCAATGGTACGGGCCCCCCAGCGTTCGGCCATGACCGGGCGCTCGACAGCATCTACGTATCGGTGTGAAGTCAGTGCCAGCGATCGGGGCTGGATGGAAGCCAGGCGGCCGATCCGGAAAGACCAGCTTGGATGCGGGGTGTAACGCGCATAGGCATCCGGAAGACGGGCCGACGTTCCGGTTCCGTCCAGCTGAAAGTAAAGCAGCCAGTGCTCGGAAAGCCGAACAGCTACGCGTAGCCGCGCACGCCGAACGCCAAAGCCCAGCCGCATTCGGTTTTCGTACCGACCATAGCTGAAGCGCGTTTGCAGCGTACCGCCCAGGGTAACCGTTGGCGAGGCAGTCAACTGGGCCTGTGCCGGGCAGGCCACAAGACCAAGGAGAAGCAGCAGTCGAAAACGCACGGCTGTGTTATCTTTGGATGCAGAATGCGTGAGACGGGCAAAATGTACGTGTCCGCTCCCTTCTTTTCCAGCCAGGTTCTATCTTGCAACCAAATAACGAACCTTCAGCAGGAAGACAATGATGCGCGCCCGAAAAACCAAATGGATACTGATCGGATGGTTTCTACTGGTGGGGCTGATGCCGGCAGCGGTGGCCCAGCAGACCGTACAGACACGCCCACGGCTCACCCTGGAGGATATTCACGCTTCGCGCATGTTCGTTCCGGAGTTTTTCCGGGGGGGACGCTGGGCCGAAGAAGGGCCGGTCATTCTGTACATCGAGTCAGATCCGCAGACCGGGGCCACGCACCTGATCCGCTACAACCTGGAGACGGGCCGGCGCGAGCGGCTCATCGACGGCAACCGACTCTATGCACAGGACGTCGGGCGGCTTATTCGCATCGAAGGCTATCAGTACAGCCGGGATGGGCGTCGCGTGCTGCTCTACACCGACTCGGAGCGCGTCTGGCGCTACAATACGAAAGGTTTCTATTACGTCTATGATCTGGAAGCCGACTCGCTGCGGCCGGTCAGCGATCGACGCAAAGGCTTTCAGATGTTTGCTAAGTTCAGCCCGGATGGCCGCCAGGTGGCTTTTGTGCGCGATCGCAACCTGTACCTGGTCGATCTTGACAGCGGCCAGGAGATTCCACTGACGACCGACGGCGCACCGGATAGCATTATCAACGGTACATTCGACTGGGTCTATGAGGAAGAATTTGGACTGCGCGATGGCTGGGCCTGGAGCCCCGACGGCCGCTACATCGCCTTTTTCAAGCTGGACGAATCACCGGTGGCTGCTTTTACGATGGTGGATCTGCGGGCGCATTATCCCAGGCCTATCACCTTCCGCTATCCCAAGGCCGGTGAGCCCAACAGTGAGATTCAGATTGGCGTGATCGACCTGCAGACGGGCCAGATTCGCTTCTTCGATACGAATACCTGGTATGAAGGCGGCGACCGCTACGAATATCTGGCACGTATGGGATGGACGCCGCCGATCGACGGCCGCCATTATGTCTGGATGTTCCGGATGAACCGAGATCAGAACCATCTGGAGTTACTCTACGGCGATCCGGCTACCATGACGCTGCGCACTGTGCTGGAGGAACAGGCCTCGGCCTGGCTTGAAGTGGAAACGGGCTTCACGGATCTGGAAGCCGGTCAGCTCACCTACCTGCAGGACGATCAACACTTTGTATGGATCAGCGAGCGCGATGGCTATCGCCACCTGTACCTGTATCGCAATGATGGCACATTGGTGCGCCAGCTTACCCAGGGTCCATGGGATGTGACCGATTTCCACGGCGTAGATGAGCGAGGCGGTTGGGTGTACTTCACGGCCACAATCGATGGTCCCCGGGAGCGTCACCTTTACCGCGTACCACTTCGGACGGGAGCTTCCAACGGGCAAATGCCCAGGCCACAGCGAATTACCCGAGAACCCGGTACCCATGAGGTGAGTCTTTCCAGTGATTTTCGGTATTACATCGATACGCATACACGTTTTCTGCAGCCACCCGTTGTAACGCTGCACCGCATCACGGGTGAGCAGGTAGCCGTGCTTGAAGGCAACGAGACCTTGCGGAAACGGCTGGCTGCCTATGGGTTGCGCCCGCCAGAATTCTTTACCGTGCCCGGGGCCGATGGTACGCCACTGCAGGCCTACCTGATCAAGCCATCCGACTTCGACTCCACGAAGCAGTATCCGCTGTTGCTGTACGTCTATGGCGGTCCCGGATCGCAAACGGTGGTAGACGACTGGGGGGGCTCCCGGATGCTCTGGCATTACTATCTGGCCGAAGAGCTGGATATCCTGGTGGCCAGCGTGGACAATCGAGGAACGGGTGCCCGGGGCTATGCCTTTAAAACAGCCACTTATCGTCGGTTGGGACAGCTCGAAGCCCAGGACCAGATCGCTGCCGCCAAAGCGCTGGCGCAGCGCCCCTACGTCGATCCCGATCGCATCGGTATCTGGGGCTGGAGTTATGGCGGCTATATGACGCTCATGGCCATGCTTTATGGCGACGGACCACAGGTCTTCCGGGTGGGCGTTTCGGTAGCTCCGGTTACCGACTGGCGGCTTTACGATACGATCTACACCGAACGCTATATGTCGACCCCCCAGAAAAATCCGGAAGGGTATCGGCTGGGGTCACCGATCACTTACGCTGATCGGCTTGCAGAGCGACAGCGGTTGCTGATCATCCACGGCGATCTGGACGACAACGTACACTTTCAAAATGCAGCCCAGATGATTGATGCGCTCCAGCGAGCAGGCAAGCAGTTTGCCTTTATGATGTATCCGGGGCGCAACCATGGCATCTACGGCGGGAATACCCGCCTGCATCTGTTTACGCTGATCACGAATTTTCTGCAGGAAAACCTGGTAAGCGCGCACTGAACGCTCGGGCCCGTGCTATCTTTGGCACGGGCCTTTTCGTCAAAGAAAGAAGCGAACAACTATATGGAGACGGATGCACGCCGGATGCCCGATCTGCTCCTTCGGGGGGGGATCCTGATCGATCCGGAAACGGGCCGGCAGCGACGGGCTGATCTGTTGATTCGTGGTGGCCGGATTGTCGGCATTGCCGCGTCGATTACGGCTGACGATGTGCCGGTTTACGACGCCACAGGCAAGTTGATTTCGCCCGGGTGGATGGATATGCATGTGCATCTGCGGGAGCCCGGACAGGAACATAAGGAGACCATCGAGACCGGCTGCCGGGCGGCCGCCTTTGGAGGGTTTACGGCGGTGGCCTGCATGCCCAACACCGATCCCCCCATCCACACACGAGACGTTGTAGAATTTGTAATCGAGCGCGGACGGCACACGCCGGTCGATGTGTATCCGATCGCCTGCGTGTCAAAAAACCGGGAAGGGAAGGAGCTGACCGAGATGGCCGATCTGGTTGAAGGCGGAGCCGTAGCATTCAGTGACGATGGGGCGCCGGTGCAGCACGGCGGCCTGATGAGACGAGCGCTTGAGTATGCGTCGATGCTGGATCGGGCCATCATTAACCACATGGAAGATCTCACGCTCAACCCGCAGGGACACATGCACGAAGGGGTCGTATCGACGCGGTTGGGCGTGCCGGGTATTCCAGCGGTAGCCGAAGAGGTCATGATCGCGCGTGATCTGATCCTGGCCGAGTATACCGGTGGCCATGTGCATGTGGCCCATATCTCAACGGCCCGGTCGGTAGAGCTGGTGCGGCAGGCCAAGGCGCGAGGGGTGCGTGTAACAGCCGAGGTCTGCCCCCATCATTTCACGCTGACCGATGAAGCAGTCGAGCGCACGGGCTTTTCGACCAATACAAAGATGCATCCGCCGCTGCGCACGGCCGCCGATGTGGCAGCGATCAAAGAAGGACTGCGGGACGGCACCATCGACGCGATCTGCACCGACCATGCGCCTCATGCCAGCTTTGAGAAGGAGGTAGAGTTCATCGAAGCGCCTTTTGGCATTATCGGCCTGGAGACGGCCTGGGGGTTGATCGGCCGGGAGCTGATCGGGCCGGGTGTGCTGAGTGTGGCCGAAGCGGTGTTCAAGCTGACCGTGGCTCCACGCCGCATTCTGCGACTGCCCGTGCCGCGCCTGGCCGAAGGTGAGCCGGCCAACCTGACCATTTTCGATACGACCACGCGCTGGGTCTTTGAAGCCCGATATATTCGTTCGAAGAGCCAGAATACACCGTTTATTGGGGAAGAGCTGGTCGGGCGCGCCTGGGCCATCTACAATCGTGGTTGGTTTGTAACGCAGGAACCCTGAACGCTGACGCTATGTCGCCTGCTGAAGCACGCTTACGGGTTGGTGTGGTCTTTGGCGGTGTTTCGCCAGAGCATGAGGTGTCGGTCATCACCGGGTTGCAGGCAGCGGCGGCGCTCGATCGCGCCCGCTACGAGGTGGTTCCGCTCTACATTGCCAAGGATGGAAGCTGGTATACCGGATCGATACTGCTGGAGCTGGAGGCCTATCAGGATCTGGATGCGCTTCGGCAGGCAGCCATCCCGGTACGGTTTGCTCCGGCTGTGCATGGTCGGTTGTTGCTCGTTGAGGCCAGGCCACGTCGTTGGCCCTGGCAGCGTGCCCGGCGCTACCTGGTGGACGTAGTGCTGCTGGCATTGCATGGGGGTGAGGGAGAAAACGGGGGGGTGCAGGGGCTATGCGAGACGCTCAACGTGCCTTATACAGGAAGTGGTGTGCTTGGCTCATCTCTGGGAATGGACAAGGTGCTGTCCAAACTGCTGTGTCGGGAGCAGGGAATCCCTGTGGTGGACTTCCGATGGTTCCGGGAAGCTGACTGGGCCGACCACGAAGAGGCCTGGCTCGATCGGCTGGAAGCCGAGCTGGGCTATCCGATGGTTGTCAAGCCAGCTCGCCTGGGGTCATCGATCGGCATTCAGCGCGTCGAAGATCGGGCGGCGCTCGACGCCGCCATTGAGGAGGCCTTTCGCTACGACGAAAAGGTGGTGGTCGAACGGGCAGTCCGTCAGTTGCGCGAGGTGAACTGTGCCGTGCTGGGCGATCCGTCGGAGGCGCGGCCCAGCGTGCTTGAAGAGCCCGTACGGAGCGGTCAGACATCGCTCCTGACGTTCCAGGATAAATACATGCGGGGTGGGGGAAAATCCGGTTGGCAGGGGCGCAAGCAGCAGATGTCTCAGGGTATGGCTTCGCTGGATCGAATCATTCCGGCTCCGTTGGATGAAACAAAGACACGCGTTATCCAGGAGATGGCTGTGCGCGTCTTTCAGCTTTTCGAATGTGCCGGGGTGGCCCGTATCGACTTTTTGCTGGATGACGAGACCGGACAGGTTTATTTCAATGAAATCAATACGATTCCGGGTTCGTTCTCCTTTTACCTGTGGGAGCCCGCCGGCGTCCCGTTCAATGCGTTGATGGATGAGCTGATCCGGCTGGCGCAGAAGCGGCATCGCGAAAAGAACGGTCGTGTGCGTTCATACGACGTGAACTTGCTTTCCATGCGTAGCTTGCAGGGACTCAAAGGGACGAAGTCGCCGTAGCCAGCGTCCGCGCAATACGAGCTGCTACAATGGCATTCTGTTCCAGCAAGGCAATGTTGGCCTGCAGTGCCCGCGAGCCCAGCCGTTTACGCAGGCAGGCCAGCAAAAAGGGAGTGAGTGCTTCGGCGCGTAGCTGTCGGGTTTCGGCTTCGCGCAGCGCCTGCTCCAGCACGGGAAGGACGATTTCGAAAGCCAGGGCAACACGATTGGGCGGGGGAACGGTCACCAGGAGAGTACCAGGTAAGCCCAGCCGCAGCCGAGCCCGATAGAGTTCCACAACTTCTGCCGGGGTGTTGCACCGGACATCGACGGGCAGGCCGCTGCTCGGGCAATAAAAAGCCGGCATCGTGTCGGTCCGATAGCCCACCACCGTGATGCCGCGCGTTTCGAGTTGCTCCCGAGTCGCTTCCAGGTCCAGAATGATTTTGGGACCCGAACAGACCACAATGGCCGGGATGCGGGCCAGCGCTTCCAGATCGGCACTGACGTCGGCAGAAGACAGCCCGTCGGGACGGCGGTGGACGCCGCCGATGCCACCGGTCACCATGACGGAAATGCCAGCGCGCCAGGCCAGATGGAGCGTGGCCGCCACGGTGGTGGCGCCGTCCAGCTTCCGAGCAAGCACTACAGGTAGATCTCGAAGGCTGACCTTGCGGATGTCGGGAGCGGTGGCCAGATGGCGCAGTTCGGCTGGTTGAAGCCCCAGCCGTACCTGTCCGCGCAGGATGGCGATCGTGCAGGGACGGGCGCCTTCGGCACGAATGGCAGCCTCACACCGTCGCGCGACGTCCAGATTATGGGGCGCCGGTAGGCCGTGCGCAATTACCGTCGATTCCAGCGCAACCGGAGCATCCATCGGACAACCGGAAAGAAAATATGCGACGCCCTGCTTACACAAGTTACATGCGCACCGGCTTTCTGT contains:
- a CDS encoding porin; translation: MRFRLLLLLGLVACPAQAQLTASPTVTLGGTLQTRFSYGRYENRMRLGFGVRRARLRVAVRLSEHWLLYFQLDGTGTSARLPDAYARYTPHPSWSFRIGRLASIQPRSLALTSHRYVDAVERPVMAERWGARTIGRDGRDFGLEVAYRHKRGRFLLFLHNGDGNWDRLRGNYRESPSSTDVTGGRQRTGLAISLGGELTPPAVDGLEVGGFVSYNGAGNPNTEGRRYVSYGLHLYRGAYPGSYPFRLKIDGLVVHYFRQAGINPATADDRLSGIAALGALRLHPAAEAFARYEWLDEGRTATDRSIWTIGFSFSPSALQGASYEQQRLTVAYTTERDIPQHLLVFQWQLIF
- a CDS encoding S9 family peptidase, yielding MMRARKTKWILIGWFLLVGLMPAAVAQQTVQTRPRLTLEDIHASRMFVPEFFRGGRWAEEGPVILYIESDPQTGATHLIRYNLETGRRERLIDGNRLYAQDVGRLIRIEGYQYSRDGRRVLLYTDSERVWRYNTKGFYYVYDLEADSLRPVSDRRKGFQMFAKFSPDGRQVAFVRDRNLYLVDLDSGQEIPLTTDGAPDSIINGTFDWVYEEEFGLRDGWAWSPDGRYIAFFKLDESPVAAFTMVDLRAHYPRPITFRYPKAGEPNSEIQIGVIDLQTGQIRFFDTNTWYEGGDRYEYLARMGWTPPIDGRHYVWMFRMNRDQNHLELLYGDPATMTLRTVLEEQASAWLEVETGFTDLEAGQLTYLQDDQHFVWISERDGYRHLYLYRNDGTLVRQLTQGPWDVTDFHGVDERGGWVYFTATIDGPRERHLYRVPLRTGASNGQMPRPQRITREPGTHEVSLSSDFRYYIDTHTRFLQPPVVTLHRITGEQVAVLEGNETLRKRLAAYGLRPPEFFTVPGADGTPLQAYLIKPSDFDSTKQYPLLLYVYGGPGSQTVVDDWGGSRMLWHYYLAEELDILVASVDNRGTGARGYAFKTATYRRLGQLEAQDQIAAAKALAQRPYVDPDRIGIWGWSYGGYMTLMAMLYGDGPQVFRVGVSVAPVTDWRLYDTIYTERYMSTPQKNPEGYRLGSPITYADRLAERQRLLIIHGDLDDNVHFQNAAQMIDALQRAGKQFAFMMYPGRNHGIYGGNTRLHLFTLITNFLQENLVSAH
- a CDS encoding dihydroorotase; amino-acid sequence: METDARRMPDLLLRGGILIDPETGRQRRADLLIRGGRIVGIAASITADDVPVYDATGKLISPGWMDMHVHLREPGQEHKETIETGCRAAAFGGFTAVACMPNTDPPIHTRDVVEFVIERGRHTPVDVYPIACVSKNREGKELTEMADLVEGGAVAFSDDGAPVQHGGLMRRALEYASMLDRAIINHMEDLTLNPQGHMHEGVVSTRLGVPGIPAVAEEVMIARDLILAEYTGGHVHVAHISTARSVELVRQAKARGVRVTAEVCPHHFTLTDEAVERTGFSTNTKMHPPLRTAADVAAIKEGLRDGTIDAICTDHAPHASFEKEVEFIEAPFGIIGLETAWGLIGRELIGPGVLSVAEAVFKLTVAPRRILRLPVPRLAEGEPANLTIFDTTTRWVFEARYIRSKSQNTPFIGEELVGRAWAIYNRGWFVTQEP
- a CDS encoding D-alanine--D-alanine ligase family protein, coding for MSPAEARLRVGVVFGGVSPEHEVSVITGLQAAAALDRARYEVVPLYIAKDGSWYTGSILLELEAYQDLDALRQAAIPVRFAPAVHGRLLLVEARPRRWPWQRARRYLVDVVLLALHGGEGENGGVQGLCETLNVPYTGSGVLGSSLGMDKVLSKLLCREQGIPVVDFRWFREADWADHEEAWLDRLEAELGYPMVVKPARLGSSIGIQRVEDRAALDAAIEEAFRYDEKVVVERAVRQLREVNCAVLGDPSEARPSVLEEPVRSGQTSLLTFQDKYMRGGGKSGWQGRKQQMSQGMASLDRIIPAPLDETKTRVIQEMAVRVFQLFECAGVARIDFLLDDETGQVYFNEINTIPGSFSFYLWEPAGVPFNALMDELIRLAQKRHREKNGRVRSYDVNLLSMRSLQGLKGTKSP
- a CDS encoding pseudouridine-5'-phosphate glycosidase, with translation MDAPVALESTVIAHGLPAPHNLDVARRCEAAIRAEGARPCTIAILRGQVRLGLQPAELRHLATAPDIRKVSLRDLPVVLARKLDGATTVAATLHLAWRAGISVMVTGGIGGVHRRPDGLSSADVSADLEALARIPAIVVCSGPKIILDLEATREQLETRGITVVGYRTDTMPAFYCPSSGLPVDVRCNTPAEVVELYRARLRLGLPGTLLVTVPPPNRVALAFEIVLPVLEQALREAETRQLRAEALTPFLLACLRKRLGSRALQANIALLEQNAIVAARIARTLATATSSL